Proteins encoded in a region of the Leifsonia sp. PS1209 genome:
- a CDS encoding site-specific integrase produces the protein MGTVTPYETSAGRRWRVRYRTPEHRQTDKRGFRTKRDAELYLANVEVSKAAGSFVDPQASRVTVGELASAWLANKRQAMKPSSFHSIETSWRVYVQPRWATTAVGAIRPSAVAQWIRELGEGSAASNPRAAWTADASRPRSATVVLRALGVLAGILDVALKDGRIPKNVARGADGVPRKHSSKARRYLSHEEVILFAEAAETDMQATLLMVLAYCGLRWAEATGLRVRDVSMRRRRLEINHTATEVDGNVVEGVPKSWERRSVPFPDFLKEPLTRLCAGKGLDDLVFADRFGGFLRRPSASKNKRSWFLTALAGAGLERLTPHDLRHTAASLAVSSGANVKAVQRMLGHKSAAMTLDTYADLFDDDLDEVAMRLNEGGHQKNVGKVWARRAESAE, from the coding sequence ATGGGAACGGTTACTCCATACGAGACAAGCGCTGGTCGTCGTTGGCGCGTCAGATATCGCACACCAGAACATCGCCAAACGGACAAGCGCGGCTTTCGGACCAAGCGCGACGCAGAGCTCTATTTGGCGAATGTGGAAGTGTCCAAGGCAGCCGGCTCGTTCGTAGACCCGCAGGCATCGAGGGTGACGGTCGGCGAGCTGGCTTCAGCCTGGCTCGCAAACAAGCGTCAGGCGATGAAGCCCTCGAGCTTCCATTCCATCGAGACGTCGTGGCGCGTATACGTCCAGCCGCGGTGGGCTACCACGGCTGTCGGTGCAATTCGGCCGAGTGCCGTTGCGCAATGGATCCGTGAGCTGGGAGAGGGGTCGGCCGCCTCGAACCCACGCGCAGCATGGACCGCCGACGCGTCAAGGCCGCGTTCGGCGACGGTCGTATTGCGCGCGCTCGGGGTTCTGGCCGGCATCCTCGATGTAGCGCTGAAGGACGGCCGTATCCCCAAGAACGTTGCCCGCGGGGCCGATGGTGTGCCACGCAAGCACTCAAGCAAGGCGCGCAGATACCTGAGTCACGAGGAGGTCATTCTTTTCGCCGAAGCGGCTGAAACTGACATGCAGGCGACGCTCCTGATGGTTCTCGCCTACTGTGGACTCCGCTGGGCCGAAGCCACCGGACTTCGCGTCCGAGACGTCTCCATGAGGCGGCGCCGATTGGAGATTAACCACACCGCCACCGAGGTCGACGGCAACGTGGTCGAGGGCGTTCCCAAGTCGTGGGAGCGACGATCCGTCCCGTTTCCGGACTTCCTGAAGGAACCGCTTACTCGTCTCTGTGCCGGGAAGGGCCTTGATGATCTGGTGTTCGCCGATCGGTTCGGCGGCTTCCTCCGCCGCCCGAGCGCCAGCAAGAACAAGCGGTCCTGGTTCCTGACCGCGCTCGCCGGAGCCGGCCTCGAGCGGCTCACGCCGCACGACCTCCGACACACGGCCGCAAGCCTGGCGGTCAGCTCGGGGGCCAATGTCAAAGCCGTCCAGCGGATGCTCGGGCACAAGTCGGCTGCGATGACCCTCGACACCTACGCCGACCTCTTCGACGACGACCTCGATGAGGTCGCGATGCGCCTGAATGAGGGGGGTCATCAGAAAAATGTGGGCAAAGTGTGGGCACGGAGAGCCGAATCGGCCGAGTGA
- a CDS encoding DUF1254 domain-containing protein: MTGPLSELASEAYVFGFPLVFNGEQILRLTTTGIGSLPPASFNSFSHARSLADPRDTFVSINNDTVYSIAPVDLSVGPILLSVPDAGDRYYVLQFVDAWTNNFAYLGTRATGNGRGDFLLVPPEWEGGPEGDGVTVIRFPTRIATIVGRWACDGEEDLAAVEELQNSLALTPIRKSLTPPQGMPVVAGGLGEALDFFERFRTWAIAFPPAERDRTALDSYSVLGLTSAYTLAEAPEEVRQALEAGYAAGKQALEMAVRTGDGPVVNNWQVNLHIFDYNIDFFEVGALDDPAWKHTDAKTRYATRAAAALGGLWGNHGYEAAYFFTYLDAAGDALTGEHTYTLRLHPTPPVRAFWSITMYDLPNFYLVENEAARYSIGDRTRGIVYDDDGGLTITMSTTRPTDPTAAANWLPTPQGAFRPIMRLYAPEQILLDGGYEVPAIERVD; this comes from the coding sequence ATGACCGGGCCATTGAGCGAGTTGGCGTCCGAAGCGTATGTCTTCGGTTTTCCGCTGGTCTTCAACGGGGAGCAGATCCTCCGCCTCACGACCACGGGGATCGGATCGCTTCCCCCAGCGTCGTTCAACTCGTTCAGTCACGCGCGTTCGCTGGCGGATCCGCGTGACACCTTCGTCTCCATCAACAACGACACCGTCTACTCGATCGCCCCCGTCGATCTAAGTGTCGGGCCGATCCTGCTGAGCGTTCCGGATGCGGGCGACCGCTACTACGTGCTGCAGTTCGTGGATGCGTGGACCAACAACTTCGCATACCTCGGCACCAGGGCGACCGGCAACGGCCGGGGCGACTTCCTGCTCGTGCCGCCGGAGTGGGAGGGCGGCCCGGAGGGCGACGGCGTCACCGTCATCCGCTTCCCGACCCGCATCGCCACGATCGTCGGCCGCTGGGCCTGCGACGGCGAGGAAGACCTGGCGGCCGTCGAGGAGTTGCAGAACTCGCTCGCGCTGACGCCCATCCGGAAGTCGCTCACGCCTCCGCAGGGCATGCCGGTCGTGGCCGGTGGTCTGGGGGAGGCGCTCGACTTCTTCGAGCGGTTCCGGACCTGGGCCATCGCCTTCCCGCCCGCCGAGCGCGACAGGACGGCTCTGGATTCGTACAGCGTGCTCGGTCTCACCAGCGCGTACACCCTGGCGGAAGCGCCGGAGGAGGTGCGCCAGGCGTTGGAGGCCGGGTACGCCGCCGGCAAGCAGGCCCTCGAGATGGCCGTGCGGACCGGGGACGGTCCCGTCGTCAACAACTGGCAGGTCAACCTGCACATCTTCGACTACAACATCGACTTCTTCGAGGTCGGGGCGCTCGACGATCCTGCCTGGAAGCACACGGATGCGAAGACCAGGTATGCGACGCGGGCCGCAGCAGCGCTCGGCGGGCTCTGGGGCAACCACGGCTACGAGGCCGCGTACTTCTTCACCTATCTCGATGCAGCAGGGGATGCGCTCACCGGAGAGCACACGTACACCCTGCGCCTGCATCCGACGCCGCCGGTGCGCGCGTTCTGGTCCATCACCATGTACGACCTCCCGAACTTCTACCTCGTCGAGAACGAGGCGGCGCGGTATTCGATCGGGGACAGGACGCGAGGGATCGTGTACGACGACGACGGAGGCTTGACCATCACCATGAGCACGACCAGACCCACCGACCCGACGGCAGCCGCCAACTGGCTGCCGACGCCGCAGGGCGCGTTCCGGCCCATCATGCGCCTCTACGCGCCCGAGCAGATCCTGCTCGACGGCGGATACGAGGTCCCGGCGATCGAGCGGGTCGACTGA
- the pta gene encoding phosphate acetyltransferase translates to MARSLYITSAEGHTGKSTVALGVLEALRRAVGRVGVFRPIARSTSERDYVLELLLQRETADIDYEEAIGVTYDDVHLDADAALSEIVRRFRAVESRCDTVVILGSDYTDVGSPTELRYNARIAANLGAPVLLVLGGRIGQGLGERLGQAEPRTAEDLKQLTELAVAELRDEHVALLGVIANRADPDDLDAVVHAVQSAVGETPNGDTAPVWAIPEDPFLVAPSMRSIMEATGSTLIAGDESLLAREALGVVVAGMSMNNVLPRLIEGAVVVVPADRTEVLLAVLMANASGTFPSIAGIVLNGGFELPEPIERLLAGLRSPLPIVETDLGTYDTVVRITHARGRLAADSQRKYDTAQALFERHVDADALLKRLDVSPRDVVTPLMFEYDLLERARAADKHIVLPEGEDDRILRAAATLLARGVARLTILGEPFEVRARAIELGVDISGAEVLSPFDDVLRLRFATEYARLRAHKGITVEQASDTVTDPSYFGTMMVHLGLADGMVSGAAHTTAHTIRPAFEIIKTRPEVSVVSSVFLMALADRVLVYGDCAVIPDPTAEQLADIAISSAETAEQFGIEPRVAMLSYSTGESGSGVDVDKVRAATTLVHERAPELAVDGPIQYDAAADAAVGAAKLPGSAVAGRATVFIFPDLNTGNNTYKAVQRSAGAVAIGPVLQGLRKPINDLSRGALVDDIVNTVAITAIQAGLS, encoded by the coding sequence GTGGCGCGTTCCCTCTACATCACCTCCGCCGAAGGTCACACCGGCAAGTCCACCGTCGCCCTCGGCGTGCTCGAAGCGCTCCGCCGTGCCGTCGGCAGGGTGGGCGTCTTCCGTCCGATCGCGCGCTCGACCTCCGAGCGCGACTACGTGCTCGAACTGCTGCTGCAGCGGGAGACGGCCGACATCGACTACGAGGAGGCCATCGGCGTCACCTACGACGATGTGCACCTGGATGCGGATGCCGCTCTCTCCGAGATCGTCCGCCGGTTCCGGGCGGTCGAGTCCCGCTGCGACACGGTCGTCATCCTGGGCTCCGACTACACCGACGTCGGCAGCCCGACCGAGCTGCGCTACAACGCGCGCATCGCCGCCAACCTGGGCGCTCCCGTGCTGCTGGTCCTCGGCGGGCGCATCGGACAGGGGCTGGGCGAGCGGCTCGGCCAGGCGGAGCCGCGCACCGCGGAAGACCTCAAGCAGCTCACCGAACTGGCGGTCGCCGAGCTGAGGGACGAGCACGTCGCGCTCCTCGGCGTCATCGCCAACCGCGCAGACCCGGACGACCTCGACGCGGTCGTCCACGCCGTGCAGTCGGCCGTCGGTGAGACGCCGAACGGCGATACGGCCCCGGTCTGGGCGATCCCGGAGGACCCGTTCCTCGTCGCCCCGAGCATGCGCTCGATCATGGAGGCGACCGGATCCACCCTCATCGCGGGCGACGAGTCGCTGCTCGCGCGCGAGGCGCTCGGCGTGGTCGTGGCCGGGATGTCGATGAACAACGTGCTCCCTCGCCTGATCGAGGGGGCAGTGGTGGTCGTGCCCGCCGACCGGACGGAGGTGCTGCTCGCGGTGCTGATGGCGAACGCATCCGGCACGTTCCCGTCCATCGCCGGCATCGTCCTCAACGGAGGGTTCGAGCTGCCGGAGCCGATCGAGCGGCTGCTGGCCGGCCTGCGCTCCCCGCTGCCGATCGTGGAGACCGACCTCGGCACCTACGACACGGTCGTCCGGATCACGCACGCCCGCGGCAGGCTCGCCGCAGACTCGCAGCGCAAGTACGACACCGCGCAGGCACTGTTCGAGCGCCACGTCGACGCGGACGCCCTGCTCAAGCGGCTCGACGTCAGCCCACGGGATGTGGTCACCCCGCTGATGTTCGAGTACGACCTGCTGGAGCGCGCCCGAGCGGCGGACAAGCACATCGTGCTTCCGGAGGGAGAGGACGACCGCATCCTGCGTGCTGCGGCGACGCTGCTCGCCCGCGGGGTCGCACGCCTCACCATCCTCGGGGAGCCGTTCGAGGTGCGCGCGAGGGCGATCGAGCTCGGCGTCGACATCTCCGGTGCGGAGGTGCTCAGCCCGTTCGACGACGTGCTGCGCCTGCGGTTCGCGACGGAGTACGCGCGGCTCAGGGCGCACAAGGGCATCACCGTCGAACAGGCCTCTGACACGGTCACCGATCCGTCGTACTTCGGCACGATGATGGTGCACCTCGGCCTCGCGGACGGGATGGTGTCCGGTGCGGCGCACACGACGGCGCACACGATCCGCCCGGCGTTCGAGATCATCAAGACCCGCCCGGAGGTGTCCGTGGTGTCGAGCGTCTTCCTGATGGCGCTCGCCGACCGGGTGCTCGTCTACGGCGACTGCGCGGTGATCCCGGATCCGACGGCCGAGCAGCTGGCGGACATCGCGATCTCGTCCGCGGAGACGGCGGAGCAGTTCGGCATCGAGCCGCGCGTCGCGATGCTGTCGTACTCGACCGGGGAGTCCGGTTCCGGCGTCGACGTGGACAAGGTGCGCGCCGCCACGACGCTCGTGCACGAGCGGGCTCCCGAGCTCGCCGTGGACGGCCCCATCCAGTACGACGCCGCCGCCGATGCGGCGGTCGGCGCGGCGAAACTGCCGGGCTCGGCCGTGGCGGGACGGGCGACCGTGTTCATCTTCCCCGACCTCAACACGGGCAACAACACCTACAAGGCGGTGCAGCGGAGCGCGGGCGCCGTGGCGATCGGGCCGGTGCTGCAGGGCCTCAGGAAGCCGATCAACGACCTCTCCCGCGGCGCGCTCGTCGACGACATCGTCAACACCGTCGCCATCACCGCGATCCAGGCGGGTCTCTCGTGA
- a CDS encoding acetate kinase, which translates to MSAVLVVNSGSSSFKYQLIDLDTERPLASGLVERIGERSGHTIHRGPNGTSERSLEIPDHTAGFQAMIDAFEADGPSLAEHPPVAVGHRVVHGGKRFFEPTIVTPLVEINIEDLADLAPLHNPANLQGIRAAEKAFPDVPHVAVFDTAFHQTLPPEAYTYAIDAALAERHRVRRYGFHGTSHKYVSEAAAEFLGRPLADLKQIVLHLGNGASACAIDGGRSVDTSMGLTPLEGLVMGTRSGDLDPAVLIHLARRANLDIDGLDELLNRKSGLLGLSGTGDMRDVRRAANDGDEAAQLALATTVHRLKHYIGAYTALLGGLDVLTFTAGIGENDAALRADALAGLKGLGIVLDPERNASPSSEARVISADGSPVTVLVVPTDEELEIARQTVQAIGQSAAGASAAG; encoded by the coding sequence GTGAGCGCCGTCCTTGTCGTCAACAGCGGCTCGTCGTCGTTCAAGTACCAGCTGATCGACCTCGACACCGAGCGTCCTCTCGCGAGCGGGCTGGTGGAGCGGATCGGCGAACGGTCCGGCCACACCATCCATCGCGGCCCGAACGGGACGAGCGAGCGGAGCCTGGAGATCCCGGATCACACCGCCGGGTTCCAGGCGATGATCGACGCGTTCGAGGCCGACGGCCCGAGCCTCGCCGAGCATCCACCTGTCGCGGTCGGCCACCGCGTGGTGCACGGAGGGAAGCGGTTCTTCGAGCCGACCATCGTCACCCCGCTGGTCGAGATCAACATCGAAGACCTCGCCGACCTCGCGCCGCTGCACAACCCGGCCAACCTGCAGGGCATCCGCGCTGCGGAGAAGGCCTTCCCGGATGTGCCGCACGTTGCCGTCTTCGACACCGCCTTCCACCAGACGCTGCCGCCGGAGGCGTACACATACGCCATCGACGCCGCGCTCGCCGAGCGGCACCGCGTTCGCAGGTACGGCTTCCACGGCACCTCCCACAAGTACGTGTCGGAGGCCGCCGCGGAGTTCCTCGGGCGTCCGCTCGCCGACCTGAAGCAGATCGTCCTGCACCTCGGCAACGGGGCATCCGCCTGCGCGATCGACGGCGGACGCTCGGTCGACACGTCGATGGGGCTCACGCCGCTGGAAGGCCTGGTGATGGGAACACGCTCCGGCGACCTCGACCCGGCCGTCCTCATCCATCTGGCCAGGAGGGCGAACCTCGACATCGACGGCCTCGACGAGCTGCTGAACCGCAAGAGCGGTCTGCTCGGGCTGTCCGGCACCGGCGACATGCGGGATGTGCGGCGCGCGGCGAACGACGGAGACGAGGCGGCGCAGCTCGCCCTCGCGACCACCGTGCACCGGCTGAAGCACTACATCGGCGCGTACACCGCGCTGCTCGGCGGGCTCGACGTCCTGACCTTCACCGCAGGCATCGGCGAGAACGATGCAGCGCTCCGGGCGGATGCGCTGGCCGGGCTCAAGGGGCTGGGCATCGTGCTCGATCCAGAGCGCAACGCCAGCCCGTCGTCGGAGGCGCGGGTCATCTCGGCGGACGGCTCTCCGGTGACCGTGCTGGTCGTGCCGACGGACGAAGAGCTGGAGATCGCCCGCCAGACCGTGCAGGCGATCGGGCAGAGCGCGGCGGGGGCCTCCGCCGCCGGGTGA
- a CDS encoding acyl-CoA thioesterase/BAAT N-terminal domain-containing protein, with translation MRARNGTGRRWFAARRSAVFAAVCSVLLAATALTGCTSTVVQGGPRFVTPPLIRYTSVLWPVPLELVGAEPGSRLRLEARMSTPRGLWNSSATYTVPASGTLDLAAARPQLSRFAEPDSAGLFWSLRGPQLGEEALAEQWMRETSPVTVTAFDGSRPIAARTFRLQGIGAGIRTSGVFTRDLLAATAAREGGTAPRIPQQTHEDVQVGTFYSARSIERPRTPAVVVFDDQAPGASGDFVGPLLTLFGASVFVVPVTRSADGVRLTSIVDADTVGAVLDWLDQRQDVDGRQVFVYGTGPSEQLALWTAARFSWRLAGVFASGGATALLCLPSSAVGPVFENGRPAGCRVDPSVIDAQAVPALSLVRGPLVLGCSERDETLRSSCAWLDAAMATRGTRAGDVVLRESTASHATMVPPGLPIAIPDGPSGQQTERARIAFWNAVLNALLRAGRS, from the coding sequence ATGCGCGCGCGGAACGGCACGGGGCGGCGATGGTTCGCCGCCCGCCGCTCCGCTGTGTTCGCCGCCGTGTGCTCGGTGCTGCTCGCGGCGACAGCGCTCACCGGATGCACGTCGACGGTCGTCCAGGGAGGGCCGCGCTTCGTCACGCCTCCGCTCATCCGGTACACGTCGGTCCTCTGGCCGGTTCCGCTCGAACTCGTCGGGGCCGAGCCGGGGAGCCGCCTGCGGCTGGAGGCGAGGATGAGCACACCGCGTGGGCTCTGGAACTCGTCGGCGACATACACGGTCCCCGCCTCCGGCACGCTCGACCTCGCCGCGGCGCGGCCCCAGCTCTCCCGGTTCGCCGAGCCGGACTCCGCCGGGCTGTTCTGGTCGCTACGCGGCCCGCAGCTGGGCGAGGAGGCGCTCGCCGAACAGTGGATGCGCGAGACGTCCCCCGTCACGGTCACCGCGTTCGACGGCAGCAGGCCGATCGCCGCCCGCACCTTCCGCCTGCAGGGGATCGGGGCGGGCATCCGCACCAGTGGCGTCTTCACCAGGGACCTGCTCGCGGCGACGGCGGCCAGGGAGGGCGGAACGGCACCGCGCATCCCGCAGCAGACGCACGAGGATGTGCAGGTGGGCACGTTCTACAGCGCGCGGTCGATCGAGCGGCCGCGCACCCCGGCCGTCGTGGTGTTCGACGACCAGGCGCCCGGCGCATCCGGGGACTTCGTCGGCCCGCTGCTGACGCTGTTCGGCGCATCGGTGTTCGTGGTCCCCGTCACACGGTCGGCCGACGGCGTGCGCCTGACCTCGATCGTCGATGCAGACACCGTCGGGGCCGTGCTCGACTGGCTCGACCAACGGCAGGACGTGGACGGGCGGCAGGTGTTCGTCTACGGCACCGGCCCGTCGGAGCAGCTGGCGCTGTGGACGGCCGCGCGGTTCTCCTGGCGGCTCGCCGGAGTGTTCGCCTCCGGGGGAGCGACGGCGCTGCTCTGCCTGCCGTCGAGCGCGGTCGGCCCGGTGTTCGAGAACGGCAGGCCGGCCGGCTGCCGCGTGGACCCGTCCGTCATCGACGCGCAGGCGGTGCCCGCTCTCTCGCTCGTCCGCGGGCCGCTGGTGCTCGGCTGCTCGGAGCGCGACGAGACGCTCCGGTCGTCCTGCGCCTGGCTCGACGCCGCGATGGCCACCAGGGGCACGCGGGCGGGTGACGTCGTCCTCCGCGAGAGTACGGCGTCGCACGCGACGATGGTGCCTCCCGGGCTGCCGATCGCCATCCCGGACGGCCCGAGCGGGCAGCAGACCGAGCGCGCCAGGATCGCGTTCTGGAACGCCGTGCTGAACGCGCTGCTGAGGGCGGGTCGCTCGTGA
- a CDS encoding acyl-CoA thioesterase/BAAT N-terminal domain-containing protein: MRGRRWSRAAALVAALLVAAVLTGCGGAPRSLGPRFEVDQLHRGVTDPVLVSLVGLRPGGDAVLAATAHTGSGTWTSRAVYVVPPNGVIALWRAKPILAPYPAPDPAALFWSMTGPPVSQSELEQTWAGNDIDITLAADQDGREVASTILHRTGFNTATAPRDVFARDLLSPSERDEAGADFDRRIGTFVTPLPDPTQPRPAVIVVDGDDGGGSGRFVAGQLAANGFPAFILPSFGPTGQIPGSSALSVESFDAARAWLAEQPEVDPSRIFVWGSWRAAPLALWFAANEPYAVYGAIAASGPTALLCTAAGGASPLTSGGDPVPCESQVRTIADTPSLRLDRIPGPVVLACGTADEILSNACEWLTAAEQARGERTGDVLLRAVGAGHAISTPPLVPVGLSESSPALAQATEQARAAFWRDALATLERAVR, translated from the coding sequence GTGAGAGGCCGTCGATGGTCGCGCGCCGCCGCGCTGGTCGCCGCCCTGCTGGTCGCCGCCGTGCTGACCGGATGCGGTGGGGCGCCGCGCTCGCTCGGCCCGCGATTCGAGGTCGACCAGCTACATCGGGGGGTCACCGACCCCGTCCTCGTCTCGCTGGTCGGACTGCGGCCGGGAGGGGATGCGGTGCTCGCGGCGACGGCGCACACCGGATCCGGCACCTGGACGTCGCGGGCGGTCTACGTCGTTCCGCCGAACGGCGTGATCGCGCTCTGGCGGGCGAAGCCGATCCTCGCGCCGTACCCTGCACCGGATCCCGCCGCCCTGTTCTGGAGCATGACCGGCCCTCCCGTGAGCCAGAGCGAGCTGGAGCAGACCTGGGCGGGGAACGACATCGACATCACGCTCGCGGCCGACCAGGACGGCAGGGAGGTCGCCTCCACGATCCTGCACCGCACCGGCTTCAACACCGCGACGGCGCCGCGCGACGTGTTCGCACGAGACCTCCTGAGCCCGAGCGAACGGGACGAAGCCGGCGCGGACTTCGACAGGAGGATCGGGACCTTCGTGACGCCGCTCCCCGACCCGACGCAGCCCCGCCCGGCCGTGATCGTCGTGGACGGCGACGACGGAGGCGGCTCAGGGAGGTTCGTCGCCGGGCAGCTCGCGGCGAACGGGTTCCCCGCCTTCATCCTCCCGTCGTTCGGCCCGACGGGGCAGATCCCCGGGTCGTCGGCGCTCAGCGTCGAGTCGTTCGACGCCGCGCGGGCCTGGCTGGCTGAGCAGCCGGAGGTCGATCCGTCCCGCATCTTCGTCTGGGGCAGCTGGCGGGCGGCCCCGCTCGCCCTCTGGTTCGCGGCGAACGAGCCGTACGCGGTCTACGGCGCCATCGCGGCGAGCGGTCCGACCGCTCTGCTCTGCACGGCCGCCGGGGGAGCGTCGCCGCTGACCAGCGGGGGAGATCCTGTGCCGTGCGAGAGCCAGGTGCGGACGATCGCGGACACTCCGTCCCTGCGGCTGGACCGCATCCCTGGACCGGTGGTGCTCGCCTGCGGCACGGCGGACGAGATCCTGTCGAACGCGTGCGAGTGGCTGACGGCGGCGGAGCAGGCGCGGGGCGAGCGGACGGGCGACGTCCTGCTGCGCGCCGTCGGGGCAGGGCACGCGATCAGCACGCCGCCGCTCGTGCCCGTCGGGCTGTCGGAGTCGTCTCCCGCGCTCGCGCAGGCGACCGAGCAGGCGCGGGCCGCTTTCTGGCGGGATGCGCTGGCGACGCTGGAGAGGGCGGTGCGGTGA
- a CDS encoding acyl-CoA thioesterase/BAAT N-terminal domain-containing protein yields the protein MVGGVFRRAESGGFGRRIAAVVAVLAAVAVVLTGCAQPDAGAGREGPRFVLNRNPSPVWQPIGIRLTALPPGQRVTITATVRDGALWSSHADYLVPASGTVDLDGQAPVDAPFAGADGMGLFWSLRSASGAPASSSETWGATTQRVVLAAAVGGRRVAQTSVERIGLASGAVSHAVFDDGISGDYFEPTAGDSALRPAIIVFDGTDNGTPTGVLAASQLAANGYPALALSTFGSAGQLDPSHTFPAERFLSALAWLRSQPGVDRQRIFTFGTSRGAQLALWTAVAYPGLVYGAIAPGGTTGLICNSPVPNPAVTVGGSWVPCASGTRDTSSANVLNLSRIPGPIVLGCAGRDEQLDNGCAWMNAGITARGDRIGDVYVRAPDATHLFYAPPYTPLYLPAAPYAQPTENARVRLWNGILEALSEPSSVPGR from the coding sequence ATGGTCGGGGGAGTGTTTCGGAGGGCCGAGTCGGGCGGGTTCGGCCGGAGGATCGCCGCTGTCGTGGCCGTGCTCGCCGCCGTCGCCGTCGTGCTCACCGGATGCGCCCAACCCGACGCCGGTGCGGGACGCGAAGGTCCGCGGTTCGTCCTGAACAGGAATCCAAGCCCAGTCTGGCAACCCATCGGCATCCGGCTGACCGCCCTCCCTCCCGGCCAGCGCGTGACCATCACGGCGACGGTCCGCGACGGCGCGCTCTGGTCGTCGCACGCCGACTATCTCGTGCCAGCGAGCGGCACCGTCGACCTCGACGGGCAGGCGCCGGTCGACGCACCCTTCGCCGGGGCGGACGGGATGGGGCTGTTCTGGTCGCTGCGCAGCGCGTCCGGGGCGCCGGCATCGTCGAGCGAGACCTGGGGTGCAACCACGCAGCGAGTGGTACTGGCGGCGGCGGTCGGCGGACGCAGGGTCGCCCAGACCTCGGTGGAGCGGATCGGCCTCGCGTCCGGGGCGGTGTCGCACGCGGTCTTCGACGACGGCATCTCGGGAGACTACTTCGAGCCGACGGCGGGCGATTCCGCGCTGCGCCCGGCCATCATCGTCTTCGATGGGACGGACAACGGCACCCCGACGGGCGTCCTCGCGGCGTCACAGCTCGCGGCGAACGGCTACCCGGCGCTCGCACTGTCCACCTTCGGCTCCGCCGGGCAGCTCGATCCGTCGCACACGTTCCCGGCGGAGCGCTTCCTGTCCGCGCTCGCCTGGCTGCGCTCCCAGCCGGGGGTCGACCGGCAGCGGATCTTCACGTTCGGAACCTCCCGGGGCGCGCAGCTCGCGCTCTGGACGGCGGTGGCGTATCCCGGCCTGGTCTACGGCGCCATCGCCCCGGGAGGCACGACCGGCCTGATCTGCAACTCTCCCGTGCCCAACCCGGCGGTGACGGTCGGCGGCAGCTGGGTGCCGTGCGCATCCGGTACGCGGGACACCAGCAGCGCGAACGTGCTGAACCTGTCCCGCATCCCCGGCCCGATCGTGCTCGGCTGCGCCGGCCGCGACGAACAGCTCGACAACGGATGCGCGTGGATGAACGCGGGGATCACCGCCAGGGGCGACAGGATCGGCGACGTCTACGTGCGCGCTCCGGATGCGACGCACCTCTTCTATGCGCCGCCGTACACCCCGCTGTACCTGCCGGCCGCTCCGTACGCGCAGCCGACGGAGAACGCCAGGGTGCGGCTCTGGAACGGCATCCTGGAGGCGCTCTCCGAGCCGTCGAGCGTGCCGGGGAGGTGA